TATGGTTTTAATCTTATATTTTAAGATATATTATGTAGAAGTTTGATTAAATTTTCTCTATTTGTAAATGATCAGACAATATGCCACAAAGTCTAAAAACACTACAAATACATTCACATTTGTGATTATACTTCCCTATATAACTGCGATAAATATAAAAATATTCAACCAAATTTAACCAACATAGAAGATTAAGAGACAATAAAGCCACTGCCTATAACTTTTTCACCGCTATACATTACGCACAACTGCCCCTTAGCTACACCCAAGGCATTTTCTTCTAATATCAAAGTCGCTGTTTTGTCAGTCATATTTATCTCTACCTTTGTGTGTAGTTTGGGACTGCGATAGCGAATCTTTGCCTCGCACTCAAACTCAGTTGCATCTATAAACATATTTATACTCTCTAACTTGACCTCATTTTGTATTAAATCATCCTTGCTGCCAACTACGATCTCGTTTTTATCGGCATTTATGTTTAGTACAAAGTGTGGCTTATGTGCACCAAACACCTCAAATCCACGCCTTTTACCGATCGTATAGTGCATATAACCTTGGTGGCGACCGATAATCTTGCCATTTTTATCCACTACATTGCCTGGTAGATCAGTGTTATAGTGCTTGTTTAGCACTTGTATATATGTATCTTCAACAAAGCAGATCTCACTACTTTCAGCCTGAACGCTAAACTCATATAAAACCGGTATGGACTTTGCCATCTCTTTTATATCTTTTTTAAATTTATCTCCAAGTGGAAATATCACATCTTTTAATACATCGCGTGGTACCTGTGCTAAAAAATAGCTCTGATCTTTGCTTGGATCAACTGCAGCCGTGATAAAACCATCTATCACCTGCACGTAATGCCCAGTAGCAAGCTTCTCACACCCTTGCTCTTTGGCAAAATTTAATAATGCACCCAGCTTTATAAAGCGGTTGCACAACGCACACGGATTTGGCGTTTTACCCTCCTTGTATAAATTTATAAATGGATTATAAACAAACTCATTAAATTTATCTTGAAGGTCTAGGATATGCACCTTTATGCCTAGATATTCGCCTACTTTATTTACCTTACGTATATTCTCCTCATGATAACCAGGCTTTGAGTGTAGCTTCATATAGCAACCAATTATCTCATGCCCTTGTTCTTGCAATATCTTTGCAGTCATCGTGCTATCCACGCCACCACTCATTGCAACCATTATTTTCATAACAAACCTCTTTCTTTAAAATTTGGAAATTATTTGAAAGATAACTCCGGACTTTATACAAAGCTCAAAACGCACAAACAGCAAAACCTAAAGTGCTACAAAGGTAAATTTTTGGGGATTTATAGTTTTAGCTTAGCTAAAATCTCAGTCGCATTATATCAAAAAGTTAGACGTAAAAGAAAATGAAAATTTAATATTAAAATTTATTTTTATTAATTTTTTGATATCTCATTTACTATAAATTCAAGATCATCAGTGATAGTATATAAATTTATATCACTCTCACTTATAGTTTTTTCAACTACGAGTGTAGTCTTTATAAATTTATCAAGTCCATTCCAAAAGTGTGTTCCAACGAGAAAAATTTTTACATTTTTACTACCTATTTGGGCTAGAACTAAAATCTCAAATAACTCATCAAGTGTACCATAACCTCCTGGAAACACAACAAATGCAACCGAGCTATCAGTCAGAGCAAATTTGCGTGGGTTTAAGCTTGAAAATAGATATCCAGCTGTTACATAGGGATTTGTATTTTGCTCAAATGGCAAACGCACGTTAAAGGCGATACTTGGACTTTTACCACTTTCATACGCACCTTTATTTGCCGCTCTCATTATACCATCCCCACCGCCAGTAATCACGGCAAATCCGAGCTCACCAAGTTTAAACGCAAGCTCATATGCCATTTTGCAGTATTTGTTATTCTTATCAAATCTAGCCGAGCCAAAGAAAGTTACATTTTTGTTTGTATGTCTTAAAACACTTTGAAATTTTAAGAAGTCATTAACCACATCAGTGCTCATAAACGCCCTATTTTAGTTGCTCTAATCTCTCACGCTTTGTGCCGATTTGTGTTATTTGTATACCAAAGTTTCCATCTATTATTACAACTTCACCAAGTGCTATAACCTTATCACCGATGAGAATTTCAAGCGGATCATTTGCGAGCTGATTTAGCTCTATAACTGAGCCTATATCCATAGTCAAAACATCCTTTAAAAGCATACGTTTTGAGCCGATACGCACACGTATAGGCAATCTAACATCCATTATTAGATCGATATTTCGCATCTCTTCAGAATCAAACTCACCACGTCCGCTTTGTGGCTTATTTACACTATTAGCGACTTTTGCAATTGAGGGATCTAACAACCCAGCAAATACTTTATCACAGACAAACCCAACAAATTCGTTTAAATCACCAATTTTCACATTAAATAAAAATAGCTTTTCATAGCTTGACAAGCTTAGAGTATCATTTTCACCTAAAAAATTTACACTAACTATATCAAATCCAAGCTTTGGTAACTGTTTTTGTGCTGCTATCGCCGTTGAAAAGGCACTTAATAAATTTGATATAATCTCTTTTGCTGCATCAAGTTCATCTGCACCTAAATTTTCATTACGAGAAATCGCCTCCTCGCCCATCATCCATTCACTAATAGCACTTATTAACACTGGTGTAAATAATATCTCAGATTTTGCGGCAACATCACCATTTACCATCACATTTGCCACAACGACTGGGGCCTTTATGCCATTTTGACTTGGTGCATCAAAGTCGTTACGTTCGCCTATCTCAGGAGTATTTCCAGTTAGTCCCTCTATTGTCGCTTTTAACTCATTTGAAAATATATTAAAAAACTCATTCATCATTGTATTCATTCTCTTCTTTTAAAATTTCTTCAGGTTCATATGCCATAAGCTTAGCTTTTCTCTCCTCTTCATATCGCTCTAAGATATTTTTGATCTCATCTTTATCTGAACGAATGAGCTGCTCTATCTTTATAGATTTTCTAAAGCGATGCAACCCAACCTCAGCTAAAAACATCTCTTTTTTATCAATGCTAACGATCGCTTTATCATCAGCACCACGATCAAGTCTCAGTATATCGCCCTCTTTTAAATTTAAAAACTCATTTACACTTACGATAGTCTTGCCAAGTATCGCCTCATAAAGCACCTCAGCACGTCCTATTAGCGTTTTTAGCTCCTTATTTCGACTCTTTTTTGCACTCGTTTCACCTAGCATTATATCACGATTAGCTAAGCGACTTAAAATGGGCTCAAGATATATAACTGGATAGCATAAATTTATCATTCCGCTTGAATTGCCCACGATGATCTCCATCACGACCATTATAACAATCTCATTTTGAGATACGATCTGCACAACATTTGGGCTACTCTCCTTTGCTTCAACGTTTGGATACATATCAGTTATCATCGCCCAACTCTCTTTTAAGCGTTGCATTATCATACGCAAAACTGCATCTAATAAATTCACCTCAATATCAGTCAGCTCTCTATTTGTCTCAAAATTCTCGCCCGTTCCGCCAAGCAATCTATCTATCATAGGAAATGCGATGCTTGGATTTATCTCTAAAACACAGTTACCATCAAGTGGTTTTATGGAAAATACGTTAAAACTAGTTGGGCTTGGCAAGCTCATCAAAAACTCGCCATATGTCATCTGATCGACGCTATGA
This window of the Campylobacter anatolicus genome carries:
- the fliY gene encoding flagellar motor switch protein FliY yields the protein MMNEFFNIFSNELKATIEGLTGNTPEIGERNDFDAPSQNGIKAPVVVANVMVNGDVAAKSEILFTPVLISAISEWMMGEEAISRNENLGADELDAAKEIISNLLSAFSTAIAAQKQLPKLGFDIVSVNFLGENDTLSLSSYEKLFLFNVKIGDLNEFVGFVCDKVFAGLLDPSIAKVANSVNKPQSGRGEFDSEEMRNIDLIMDVRLPIRVRIGSKRMLLKDVLTMDIGSVIELNQLANDPLEILIGDKVIALGEVVIIDGNFGIQITQIGTKRERLEQLK
- the mnmA gene encoding tRNA 2-thiouridine(34) synthase MnmA, giving the protein MKIMVAMSGGVDSTMTAKILQEQGHEIIGCYMKLHSKPGYHEENIRKVNKVGEYLGIKVHILDLQDKFNEFVYNPFINLYKEGKTPNPCALCNRFIKLGALLNFAKEQGCEKLATGHYVQVIDGFITAAVDPSKDQSYFLAQVPRDVLKDVIFPLGDKFKKDIKEMAKSIPVLYEFSVQAESSEICFVEDTYIQVLNKHYNTDLPGNVVDKNGKIIGRHQGYMHYTIGKRRGFEVFGAHKPHFVLNINADKNEIVVGSKDDLIQNEVKLESINMFIDATEFECEAKIRYRSPKLHTKVEINMTDKTATLILEENALGVAKGQLCVMYSGEKVIGSGFIVS
- a CDS encoding TIGR00730 family Rossman fold protein, translated to MSTDVVNDFLKFQSVLRHTNKNVTFFGSARFDKNNKYCKMAYELAFKLGELGFAVITGGGDGIMRAANKGAYESGKSPSIAFNVRLPFEQNTNPYVTAGYLFSSLNPRKFALTDSSVAFVVFPGGYGTLDELFEILVLAQIGSKNVKIFLVGTHFWNGLDKFIKTTLVVEKTISESDINLYTITDDLEFIVNEISKN
- the fliM gene encoding flagellar motor switch protein FliM, which gives rise to MADILSQEEIDALLEVVDEGGDASSIELPERDQSEQKQIIIYDFKRPNRVSKEQLRAIKGIHDKLARNLASQISSVMRSIVEIRLHSVDQMTYGEFLMSLPSPTSFNVFSIKPLDGNCVLEINPSIAFPMIDRLLGGTGENFETNRELTDIEVNLLDAVLRMIMQRLKESWAMITDMYPNVEAKESSPNVVQIVSQNEIVIMVVMEIIVGNSSGMINLCYPVIYLEPILSRLANRDIMLGETSAKKSRNKELKTLIGRAEVLYEAILGKTIVSVNEFLNLKEGDILRLDRGADDKAIVSIDKKEMFLAEVGLHRFRKSIKIEQLIRSDKDEIKNILERYEEERKAKLMAYEPEEILKEENEYNDE